In Gemmatimonas sp., one genomic interval encodes:
- a CDS encoding S9 family peptidase, producing MRHPLASLAALVVLLSPHLNAGIGAQGQPLSASDVTSVRSIVGGVAPQWSPDGTRLLIGGALGGSDLWTIPAAGGLPASLDIQLGEIAFLQSHQPKYAPNGQWLSYISNRNGPAELFVRSLRDGTELQLTNLGGRINSYSWSPDGNSIAFAGDKFGHFDVFTVSVPGKAVVRLTNDTRYEVFPTWTPDGKRVVYARMDDRWLEHEVLELSAVGDGQPRTIVKDVDFFDYQAGGNFGYSLVSPDGSTLLFRSHRSGWINYWVVPMAGGVPRPIAAEAANQSGARWSPDGKSILYQALWNGTQDLRVVAATGGAPRVLAKPDGMGVISNAEWSPDGRQVSFTSESPTEAADLFVVNAAGGAPRRLTTSSTATHVASRLITPKKVSYKSPDGLTIQAYLYEPTLAPGGKAPGILFIHGGPTSSFNDTYQAQVQYLTMRGYAVLLPNIRGSSGYGKVFEDANNGCWGRCDLLDVTAGVEFLKTLPYIEPTRMGITGTSYGGCMSLAAAAFAPGVFQAAIAASGYGDWLHFHAEQELRHVKLVEYEFGDLPQATDKYRMASPIFFMKDIQTPIMLIHGVGAQLPRSVASALFADRLEMNYKPFTYKTYPNENYYIRRRDNIQVMLGDMVAYFDQHLKDGMREPARARGGAR from the coding sequence ATGCGACACCCCCTAGCTTCGCTCGCCGCCCTTGTCGTTCTGCTGAGTCCTCACCTGAACGCCGGGATCGGCGCGCAGGGACAACCGTTGAGCGCCAGTGACGTCACATCGGTCCGCTCCATTGTCGGGGGTGTTGCACCGCAGTGGTCGCCAGACGGCACGCGTCTGCTCATTGGCGGTGCCCTGGGAGGTTCGGATCTGTGGACCATCCCGGCGGCTGGCGGTCTGCCAGCCTCGCTCGATATCCAACTCGGAGAGATCGCCTTTCTGCAGTCGCATCAACCCAAGTACGCGCCGAATGGTCAATGGCTGTCGTACATCTCGAATCGCAACGGACCGGCCGAGCTCTTCGTGCGCTCGCTGCGCGATGGGACGGAGCTCCAGCTCACGAACCTCGGCGGACGGATCAATTCCTATTCGTGGTCGCCGGATGGCAATTCCATCGCGTTTGCCGGGGACAAGTTCGGACACTTCGATGTCTTCACCGTGTCGGTGCCCGGCAAGGCGGTTGTCCGACTGACCAACGATACCCGGTACGAGGTCTTCCCCACCTGGACCCCTGACGGGAAGCGGGTGGTGTACGCCCGAATGGATGATCGCTGGTTGGAGCACGAGGTGCTCGAACTGTCCGCCGTTGGCGACGGACAACCGCGAACGATCGTGAAGGATGTCGACTTCTTCGATTATCAGGCCGGAGGCAACTTCGGCTATTCGCTGGTTTCGCCGGATGGCAGCACGTTGCTCTTTCGCTCGCACCGCAGCGGCTGGATCAACTATTGGGTCGTACCTATGGCCGGCGGCGTCCCGCGACCGATCGCCGCTGAGGCGGCCAACCAGTCCGGAGCCCGATGGTCACCCGATGGCAAGTCGATCCTGTATCAGGCGCTGTGGAATGGGACGCAGGATCTGCGGGTCGTCGCCGCAACCGGCGGAGCGCCTCGCGTGCTGGCCAAGCCCGATGGCATGGGGGTGATCAGCAACGCGGAATGGTCACCCGATGGACGGCAGGTCAGCTTCACCAGCGAAAGCCCGACTGAAGCGGCCGACCTGTTCGTCGTGAACGCCGCGGGCGGGGCTCCCCGTCGACTCACGACGTCGTCCACCGCCACTCACGTCGCGAGCCGCCTCATCACGCCGAAGAAAGTGTCGTACAAGTCCCCGGACGGCCTGACGATCCAGGCGTACCTCTACGAACCCACGCTGGCGCCCGGCGGCAAGGCGCCAGGCATCCTGTTCATTCACGGTGGGCCGACCTCGTCATTCAACGATACGTATCAGGCGCAGGTGCAGTACCTGACCATGCGAGGGTACGCCGTCCTCCTGCCGAACATTCGCGGCAGTTCCGGATACGGCAAGGTTTTCGAAGACGCCAACAACGGTTGTTGGGGTCGCTGCGACCTGCTCGATGTCACCGCCGGCGTGGAGTTCCTGAAGACGCTGCCATACATCGAGCCAACGCGGATGGGCATCACCGGCACAAGCTACGGGGGATGCATGAGCCTTGCGGCTGCGGCGTTTGCCCCCGGTGTCTTTCAGGCGGCAATCGCCGCGTCCGGCTACGGTGACTGGCTGCACTTCCACGCGGAGCAGGAGCTCCGCCACGTGAAGCTCGTGGAGTACGAGTTCGGCGACTTGCCGCAGGCCACGGACAAGTACCGCATGGCCTCACCGATCTTCTTCATGAAGGACATCCAGACGCCAATCATGCTCATTCACGGCGTGGGGGCGCAGCTGCCGCGCTCGGTGGCCTCCGCACTCTTTGCCGATCGCCTGGAGATGAACTACAAGCCCTTCACCTACAAGACCTATCCGAACGAGAACTACTACATTCGGCGACGTGACAACATTCAAGTCATGCTCGGGGACATGGTCGCCTACTTCGATCAGCACCTCAAGGATGGCATGAGGGAGCCCGCCCGCGCCCGCGGTGGCGCCCGATGA
- a CDS encoding RagB/SusD family nutrient uptake outer membrane protein — MTILRHSRRGRLSTALAISLVLVSLGCGDIDVANPNNPSVDGLVQSPTATSASALATGLLRGTRANVAEGIRWLGAFGREGYPMSVTGASLPGSVRDPLNGNGFPGNVLYADPYRNIRSANLLLAAINDVTAWSDAQKEAARGFAKTIQAYDFLQVIVTRDVYGAPLDVGIDPTAPPAPIATKAQVYARIATLLDEARVHLLAGGTAFPFPLTTGFTGFNTPATFLRVNRALRARAAVYTDNWQVALTALGESFISTTAPFSLGAYHVFSTNSGDITNPNFRPDLLFAHPRLRTEAKLRADGSLDLRAQTKLVTVPTFTVQGISSNVQFTMYNSATASIPLIRNEELLLLRAEANLGLGNTALAIQDINLVRTTAGGLPPLPSSFSGDLLTELLYDKRYSLVWEGGHTWIDMRHYGRLAQIPVRAADPRLFPAMPIPVAECQPRTPQPTGCGIVDGITPPPQP; from the coding sequence ATGACCATTCTCCGGCACTCCCGTCGTGGTCGGCTGTCGACTGCGCTCGCCATATCGCTCGTGCTCGTCTCCCTCGGCTGTGGAGACATCGATGTTGCGAACCCGAACAATCCGAGTGTGGATGGGCTGGTGCAGTCGCCGACCGCCACCAGCGCGTCGGCACTCGCCACCGGCTTGCTGCGCGGTACCCGCGCCAACGTGGCCGAGGGGATACGCTGGCTGGGCGCATTCGGGCGCGAAGGATATCCCATGTCCGTCACCGGTGCCTCGTTGCCAGGTAGCGTGCGTGATCCACTCAACGGCAATGGGTTCCCCGGCAACGTGCTCTATGCCGATCCGTACCGGAACATCCGTTCCGCCAACCTGCTGCTGGCTGCGATCAATGACGTGACCGCGTGGAGCGACGCTCAGAAGGAAGCGGCACGGGGTTTCGCCAAAACGATCCAGGCCTATGACTTCCTCCAAGTCATCGTGACCCGCGATGTGTACGGGGCGCCGCTCGATGTCGGGATCGATCCGACGGCACCGCCGGCGCCGATCGCCACGAAAGCGCAGGTCTACGCGCGCATCGCTACGCTGCTCGACGAGGCCCGGGTCCATCTGCTGGCGGGGGGCACGGCGTTCCCGTTTCCCCTTACCACCGGATTCACGGGCTTCAACACCCCCGCCACGTTCCTGCGGGTCAACCGGGCGCTTCGTGCGCGCGCGGCCGTCTACACGGACAACTGGCAGGTGGCCCTCACGGCCCTTGGTGAATCGTTCATCAGCACCACGGCGCCCTTCAGCCTCGGGGCGTACCACGTCTTCTCGACGAACTCCGGCGACATCACGAACCCCAACTTCCGTCCGGACCTCCTGTTCGCTCACCCACGACTGCGAACGGAAGCCAAGCTCCGGGCCGATGGCTCGCTCGACCTGCGCGCGCAGACCAAGCTCGTGACCGTACCGACGTTCACCGTGCAGGGCATCAGCTCCAACGTGCAGTTCACGATGTACAACTCGGCCACCGCCTCCATCCCGCTGATTCGCAACGAGGAACTGCTGCTCCTTCGTGCTGAGGCCAATCTCGGGCTGGGGAACACGGCACTGGCCATTCAGGATATCAACCTGGTGCGCACAACGGCTGGCGGTCTACCGCCGCTCCCCAGCAGCTTCTCCGGTGATCTCCTGACCGAGCTGTTGTATGACAAGCGGTACTCGCTCGTCTGGGAGGGAGGCCATACGTGGATCGATATGCGGCACTATGGCCGCCTCGCGCAGATCCCCGTGCGGGCGGCGGATCCCCGCCTCTTCCCGGCGATGCCCATTCCCGTGGCCGAGTGCCAGCCGCGTACGCCGCAGCCAACGGGATGTGGAATCGTCGACGGCATCACTCCTCCCCCGCAGCCGTAA
- a CDS encoding SusC/RagA family TonB-linked outer membrane protein gives MDLPWLARAAVIVLLAHAVPFTPSHAQDARATRPLSGRVTEEGSGAPATQVQIVLGAVALGTTRDDGTYSVRIPTGAVTVTFRRIGFARSDQAVGANVSTLDVILRRDLLRLSEMVVTGQATGIERRNAATAIASVSAAELNRVPAPSVETMLSGRVPGAEISSNSGAPGGGNQVRLRGISTVIGAATPLYVVDGVIISDATIAPGVFAVTGSSANPVVGGRQDNASNRVADLDPNSIERIEVLKGATAASIYGSRANNGVVLITTKRGLLGKPAYTFTQRVGRPEVARTIGLRRFNSQADAIATFGPAVGALWKEGAFFDHEREVYGETPTSWESIMSVSGGSNDTRYFASGLLKEDGGIIANTGYRKQSLTVGLDQNISSKLTARVTTNLLGTKTGRGLTNNDNRGVALGQALARSPSFIDLRRNPDGSFPRNPAAQSNPLQTAALSKNDEVVYRAITSGNLTYNAFTRSRQDLRFIASGGVDFFNQRSNILTPPDLQFEPLDGLPGTAVRSNAQSLNMNLNVSAVHTYRSSGGGLQATTSIGHQYEQRGLSNSRVVAQNLIGGLNNIGRATAVSVAEDDSRTNDIGINAQEELLLFDQKLFLAAGFRADRSSNNSDASKYYFFPRAQASYRFVSLPSIFDELKVRLATGRSGNQPQFGQKFTEFFGGNIAGLPTIEIGSGAQTADANLRPEIQREVETGIDLSMLKGRAALEFSYFDKQTDDLLVTATLPNSTGYGLRIFNGGSIQTRGYEAALKGFPIVTKSFEWNSTTTFSTINARVRSLPVPPFQAPGFGTTFGVFQVEAGKSLTQIVGNDSLPNGQGIVTQVGDANPDFRMGFSNSLRMGAFSVTSLFDWQKGGEVINLTRYLWDASRNGADCNDIAPLPNATNETICARRLRTFPRQTRNYIEDASFIKLREVTLTYEMPSKLVRRAMSRAESARLTLSGRNLLIITDYTGLDPEVSNFGTQAVSRGFDVSPYPPSRSFWLSIDVRF, from the coding sequence ATGGACCTCCCCTGGCTGGCTCGAGCAGCCGTCATCGTGCTCCTGGCACATGCGGTGCCATTCACCCCCTCCCACGCACAGGACGCGCGAGCAACCCGCCCGCTCAGCGGTCGCGTCACTGAGGAGGGGTCCGGTGCGCCGGCAACCCAAGTGCAGATCGTCCTTGGCGCCGTCGCCCTCGGTACCACCCGCGACGACGGGACGTACAGCGTTCGTATACCGACGGGAGCGGTGACCGTCACGTTCCGGCGTATCGGGTTCGCCCGCAGCGACCAGGCCGTCGGCGCGAACGTATCGACGCTCGACGTGATCCTCCGCCGCGACCTGTTGCGACTCAGTGAAATGGTGGTGACCGGCCAGGCCACCGGCATCGAGCGACGCAACGCCGCCACGGCCATTGCGTCGGTAAGCGCCGCGGAACTCAATCGCGTCCCGGCACCAAGCGTGGAAACCATGCTTTCGGGGCGCGTGCCCGGTGCCGAGATATCGAGCAACTCCGGCGCCCCTGGCGGCGGCAATCAGGTGCGATTGCGCGGCATCTCGACCGTGATCGGCGCGGCGACTCCCCTGTATGTGGTGGATGGTGTCATCATCAGCGATGCCACCATCGCGCCGGGCGTCTTTGCGGTGACGGGTTCGTCGGCCAATCCCGTCGTCGGCGGTCGACAGGACAACGCCTCGAATCGTGTAGCGGACCTCGATCCGAACAGTATCGAACGCATCGAAGTCCTCAAAGGCGCCACAGCCGCATCGATCTACGGCTCCCGTGCCAACAATGGGGTCGTGCTGATCACCACCAAGCGCGGTCTCCTTGGAAAGCCGGCATACACCTTTACGCAGCGCGTCGGGCGCCCGGAGGTCGCACGCACCATCGGGCTGCGTCGCTTCAACTCCCAGGCGGATGCCATTGCCACCTTCGGCCCAGCCGTGGGTGCCCTATGGAAGGAAGGGGCGTTCTTCGATCATGAGCGCGAGGTGTACGGGGAGACGCCCACCTCCTGGGAAAGCATCATGAGCGTCAGTGGCGGCAGCAACGACACGCGCTACTTCGCTTCAGGCCTGCTCAAGGAGGACGGTGGCATCATCGCGAACACGGGATACCGCAAGCAGTCTCTCACGGTTGGTCTCGATCAGAACATCAGCAGCAAGCTGACGGCGCGCGTCACCACCAATCTGCTCGGCACAAAGACCGGTCGAGGACTGACCAACAACGACAACCGTGGCGTCGCGTTGGGCCAGGCGCTGGCGCGGAGTCCGTCCTTCATCGACCTCCGGCGCAATCCCGACGGATCGTTCCCGCGCAACCCCGCGGCTCAGAGCAACCCCCTGCAGACCGCCGCCCTCAGCAAGAATGACGAAGTCGTATACCGCGCCATCACCTCGGGCAACCTGACCTACAACGCCTTCACACGATCCCGACAGGATCTGCGGTTCATCGCCAGTGGCGGTGTCGACTTCTTCAATCAGCGGAGCAACATCCTCACGCCCCCGGATCTGCAGTTCGAGCCCCTCGATGGACTCCCGGGAACGGCGGTACGCTCCAACGCGCAAAGCCTCAACATGAACCTCAATGTAAGTGCGGTGCACACCTACCGCTCTTCGGGGGGAGGGCTGCAGGCGACGACCTCGATCGGTCATCAGTACGAGCAGCGGGGATTGAGCAATTCACGGGTGGTGGCCCAGAACCTGATCGGTGGGCTCAACAATATCGGTCGGGCCACGGCGGTAAGTGTGGCCGAGGATGACTCGCGCACGAACGATATCGGCATCAATGCCCAGGAAGAGCTGCTGCTGTTCGATCAGAAGCTGTTCCTCGCTGCCGGATTCCGTGCCGACCGAAGCTCGAACAACAGCGACGCGAGCAAGTACTATTTCTTCCCGCGCGCGCAGGCCTCGTATCGCTTCGTGTCCCTGCCGTCGATCTTCGACGAACTCAAGGTCCGCCTCGCCACGGGACGTTCGGGCAATCAGCCCCAGTTCGGACAGAAGTTCACGGAGTTCTTCGGCGGGAACATCGCGGGATTGCCCACGATCGAGATCGGCAGCGGTGCACAGACTGCCGATGCGAACCTCCGTCCGGAGATTCAGCGGGAAGTCGAAACCGGCATCGATCTCTCGATGCTGAAAGGACGCGCCGCCCTGGAATTCTCGTATTTCGACAAGCAAACCGATGATCTGCTCGTCACGGCGACGCTGCCGAACTCGACCGGGTACGGACTGCGGATCTTCAACGGGGGATCCATCCAGACGCGCGGGTACGAGGCGGCGCTGAAGGGCTTCCCCATCGTGACCAAGTCGTTCGAATGGAACTCCACCACAACGTTCTCCACCATCAACGCGCGCGTACGCTCGCTCCCGGTACCGCCGTTCCAGGCGCCAGGCTTCGGCACTACGTTCGGTGTCTTCCAGGTCGAAGCGGGCAAGTCGCTCACGCAGATCGTCGGGAATGACTCGCTCCCGAACGGGCAGGGGATCGTAACGCAGGTCGGCGATGCCAATCCCGATTTCCGGATGGGCTTCAGCAACTCGTTGCGGATGGGCGCCTTCAGCGTCACGTCGCTGTTCGATTGGCAAAAGGGCGGCGAGGTCATCAACCTGACACGCTACCTCTGGGATGCATCGCGAAACGGCGCCGATTGCAACGATATCGCCCCATTGCCCAACGCCACTAACGAAACGATCTGTGCGCGGCGTCTCCGGACCTTCCCGCGCCAGACACGCAACTACATCGAGGACGCGAGCTTCATCAAACTGCGCGAGGTAACGCTCACGTACGAGATGCCCTCCAAGCTGGTCCGCCGCGCCATGAGCCGGGCCGAGTCGGCGCGCCTGACCTTGTCGGGCCGGAACCTGCTGATCATCACGGACTACACCGGCCTCGATCCCGAGGTCTCAAACTTCGGCACGCAGGCGGTGTCCCGCGGCTTCGATGTGTCGCCCTATCCGCCAAGTCGCAGCTTCTGGCTCTCCATCGACGTGAGGTTCTGA
- a CDS encoding alpha/beta hydrolase-fold protein, with protein sequence MHTISTADLARRRPVQTPRRVVLGVLAALMTVTSVTPEVVKAQVQGRFAVRFPASLNASPITGRLFVALYQRNDVEPRIAAYQSARTRIGRVPFFAVDVEQQAPGTWAMLNENAAGYPYGSIRDIPPGEYYAQAVLNVYTRFARADGHTIWAHQDQWEGQRWAFSPGNLISTPVKVRVDPARGFLIRLDLDRKIPPIEVEPDTRWVKRIKFESPLLTKWWGHPQYLGATVLLPRDYDQHPETRYPVVFVQDHFTLAAPFNFTTADTPATPGLNLAAPGMWSAADIGRPVGGAGKRESGFEFYTQWIRDDMPRMIVVKFQHPTPFFDDSYAVNSANNGPYGDAILKELIPELEKRFRMIAQPYARVLTGGSTGGWESLALQVYHPDFFGGTWTMYPDPVDFRRYQLVDIYRDTSAFLVPNAAPGAPERMMQMSPEGQPVATMRQISQMELASGTRGRSAAQIDIWNATYGPVGSDGYPRQLWDLRTGKIDHEVANYMREHGYDLRHYLETNWSRIGPSLVGKLHLLTGDMDDFYLGPAVYLLEDFLESTKTPYYGGSFRYGRPMKGHGWQPMTNADLLREMAAHIARNAPAGAPVQSWRDPRPTP encoded by the coding sequence ATGCACACCATCAGTACAGCTGACCTGGCACGGCGGCGGCCAGTGCAGACGCCGCGCCGAGTCGTGCTGGGGGTGCTTGCGGCCCTCATGACGGTGACGAGCGTGACGCCGGAGGTGGTAAAGGCCCAGGTCCAAGGGCGCTTCGCCGTGCGCTTCCCCGCGTCACTCAACGCGTCCCCCATTACGGGTCGTCTGTTCGTGGCGCTCTATCAGCGAAACGACGTCGAGCCTCGCATCGCGGCCTATCAGTCTGCACGTACGCGTATCGGCCGTGTTCCGTTCTTCGCCGTCGATGTGGAACAGCAAGCGCCAGGTACGTGGGCCATGCTGAACGAGAATGCCGCGGGATACCCGTACGGGAGCATCCGCGACATTCCGCCCGGCGAGTATTACGCACAGGCGGTCCTCAACGTCTACACGCGGTTTGCGCGTGCCGACGGACACACCATTTGGGCGCATCAGGATCAGTGGGAAGGACAGCGGTGGGCCTTCTCCCCGGGGAACCTCATCAGCACACCGGTGAAGGTGCGCGTGGATCCGGCGCGCGGTTTCCTCATCCGCCTCGACCTCGACCGGAAGATCCCCCCGATCGAAGTCGAACCGGACACCCGCTGGGTGAAGCGCATCAAGTTCGAGAGCCCGCTACTCACCAAGTGGTGGGGGCATCCGCAGTACCTCGGCGCCACCGTGCTGCTTCCGCGGGACTACGACCAACACCCGGAGACGCGCTACCCCGTGGTGTTCGTGCAGGACCACTTCACCCTGGCCGCACCGTTCAACTTCACGACCGCGGACACCCCGGCGACTCCGGGGCTCAATCTGGCCGCGCCCGGGATGTGGTCTGCCGCGGATATTGGAAGGCCGGTCGGCGGCGCCGGCAAGCGGGAGTCCGGGTTCGAGTTCTACACGCAGTGGATCCGCGACGACATGCCGCGAATGATCGTCGTCAAGTTTCAGCACCCGACGCCCTTCTTCGACGATTCGTACGCTGTCAACTCGGCCAACAATGGGCCGTACGGTGACGCCATCCTGAAGGAGCTGATCCCTGAGCTGGAGAAGCGCTTTCGCATGATCGCGCAGCCCTACGCCCGGGTGCTCACCGGCGGTTCGACCGGCGGATGGGAATCGCTGGCTCTGCAGGTGTACCACCCCGACTTTTTCGGCGGGACGTGGACCATGTATCCCGACCCCGTCGATTTCCGGCGCTATCAGCTGGTGGACATTTATCGCGACACGAGTGCCTTCCTCGTGCCGAACGCCGCGCCAGGCGCCCCCGAGCGCATGATGCAGATGAGCCCCGAGGGACAGCCTGTGGCCACCATGCGGCAAATCTCCCAGATGGAACTCGCGTCGGGAACGCGTGGCCGCTCTGCCGCGCAGATCGACATCTGGAACGCCACCTACGGCCCGGTGGGGTCGGATGGGTACCCGCGCCAGCTCTGGGACCTGCGCACCGGCAAGATCGATCACGAGGTGGCCAACTACATGCGGGAGCACGGATACGACCTGCGCCACTACCTGGAGACCAACTGGTCGCGCATCGGGCCATCACTCGTGGGGAAGCTGCACCTGCTCACGGGTGACATGGACGATTTCTATCTGGGACCTGCGGTCTACCTCCTGGAAGACTTTCTGGAATCCACCAAGACCCCGTACTACGGCGGGAGCTTCCGCTACGGTCGTCCCATGAAGGGCCATGGCTGGCAACCCATGACCAACGCCGACCTGCTGCGCGAGATGGCCGCCCACATCGCCCGCAACGCACCGGCTGGGGCGCCGGTGCAAAGCTGGCGCGATCCACGCCCCACCCCCTGA
- a CDS encoding S9 family peptidase, which translates to MRLLRAFAATLCLTVWQARPTLGAQEPGRAAATRTPLTADQILSVTSMIGGRDAPVWHPDGTRLAFLGSMGGPIGLWEVDRDGGLPRQLIPDLSLTGVGSTASQNPRWSPAGDAVAYVSSKGGAPEIWLWSAQSRRDLPLTSLGGRINSMNWSPDGRRIAFAADRYGSEDIYVVEITSGAVTRLTSHPGYEVFPTWTPDGRFVLFDRLDDRWLDHDVMAVPVDGSSAPRVVVRDTGFFDYRGGVAFGYAEVAPDGKRVLFRSQRSGWLNYWTVPLAGGTPTPIAPEQAEQSDAAWSPDGRQIAFVSNRNGTLHLFVVGSDGGPSRALVSPKDGVVSKPVWSPDGARISYTMGTTTAAADLYIVDVASGRSTQVTQSMPAAIPQGALITPRKITYPSSDGFTISAYLYEPRGVRPGERVPAIVWVHGGPTSQFMDTFQAQVQFFAQRGYAVLLPNIRGSSGYGRAFEDANNGCWGHCDLKDIAAGAEYLKSLPYVNGAKLGIHGVSYGGCMTMSAIVNAPGLFQAAIPESGYGDWVKFHEWNDELQHTKLLAYEFGAFPDSAAVYRRNSPIYNVKRVTTPAFLVHGEGARTPWRPGQASVPASLDFARALDAEYKIFRYKAYAGETYYVTSRANVREKLGDMLGFFDQFLKDRVSDAPSASSRSRE; encoded by the coding sequence GTGCGACTCCTGCGCGCGTTCGCTGCAACCCTGTGCCTGACGGTCTGGCAGGCCAGGCCCACGCTCGGTGCGCAGGAACCGGGGCGCGCCGCCGCGACACGTACGCCGTTGACGGCGGATCAGATCCTCTCGGTCACCTCCATGATCGGCGGTCGCGACGCGCCGGTGTGGCACCCCGACGGAACGCGACTGGCGTTCCTCGGCAGCATGGGCGGGCCGATCGGCCTCTGGGAGGTGGATCGCGACGGGGGGCTGCCACGTCAGCTCATCCCCGACCTGTCGCTCACCGGCGTCGGGTCGACGGCCTCGCAGAATCCGCGCTGGTCACCCGCGGGTGACGCCGTGGCGTACGTCTCGAGCAAGGGTGGGGCACCGGAGATCTGGCTCTGGTCGGCACAGAGCCGTCGGGACCTCCCGCTGACGTCGCTCGGCGGTCGGATCAACTCGATGAACTGGTCGCCGGATGGACGCCGAATTGCGTTCGCTGCGGATCGCTATGGTAGCGAGGACATCTACGTCGTGGAGATCACATCGGGTGCCGTCACGCGCCTGACGAGTCATCCTGGGTACGAGGTGTTTCCCACCTGGACGCCCGACGGACGCTTCGTGCTGTTCGATCGTCTGGACGATCGCTGGCTCGATCACGACGTCATGGCCGTGCCGGTGGATGGTTCCTCGGCACCCCGGGTGGTCGTTCGCGACACGGGCTTCTTCGACTATCGGGGCGGAGTGGCGTTCGGATACGCCGAGGTGGCTCCGGACGGCAAGCGGGTCCTGTTTCGGTCGCAGCGCAGTGGTTGGCTGAACTACTGGACGGTTCCGCTGGCGGGAGGCACGCCGACGCCGATTGCCCCCGAGCAGGCCGAGCAGAGCGACGCGGCCTGGTCTCCCGATGGGCGCCAGATCGCCTTCGTGTCCAACAGAAACGGCACGCTGCACTTGTTCGTGGTGGGCAGCGACGGCGGCCCTTCGCGCGCATTGGTGTCGCCCAAGGATGGAGTGGTGTCGAAGCCCGTGTGGTCGCCCGACGGCGCCCGCATCAGTTACACGATGGGAACCACGACCGCAGCGGCCGATCTCTACATCGTCGATGTGGCATCGGGGCGGAGCACCCAAGTCACCCAGTCGATGCCGGCAGCGATTCCTCAAGGCGCGCTGATCACGCCGCGCAAGATCACGTATCCGAGCAGCGACGGATTCACCATCAGCGCGTACCTCTACGAACCGCGCGGGGTGCGTCCAGGCGAGCGCGTCCCCGCAATCGTGTGGGTGCATGGTGGACCCACGTCGCAGTTCATGGACACGTTCCAGGCGCAGGTGCAGTTCTTCGCACAACGCGGGTACGCCGTTCTTCTTCCCAATATCCGGGGAAGTTCGGGATACGGACGGGCTTTCGAGGATGCCAACAACGGCTGCTGGGGGCACTGTGACTTGAAGGATATCGCGGCGGGCGCCGAGTATCTCAAGTCGCTGCCGTATGTGAACGGCGCCAAGCTTGGCATTCATGGCGTCAGCTACGGTGGATGCATGACCATGTCGGCCATCGTGAACGCGCCGGGCCTGTTCCAGGCGGCGATTCCGGAGTCCGGCTATGGCGACTGGGTGAAGTTCCATGAGTGGAACGACGAGCTGCAGCACACCAAGCTGCTGGCATACGAGTTTGGCGCGTTTCCCGACAGCGCCGCGGTGTACCGACGCAACTCGCCCATCTACAACGTGAAGCGGGTGACCACGCCCGCGTTCCTCGTACACGGTGAGGGGGCACGTACGCCTTGGCGGCCAGGGCAGGCCAGCGTGCCAGCCTCACTGGACTTCGCGCGTGCACTCGACGCGGAGTACAAGATCTTCCGCTACAAGGCGTACGCCGGAGAGACGTACTACGTCACGTCTCGGGCCAATGTGCGAGAGAAGCTGGGCGACATGCTCGGCTTCTTCGATCAGTTCCTCAAGGACCGCGTCTCTGACGCGCCATCGGCGTCTTCACGCTCACGGGAGTGA